One Ensifer adhaerens genomic region harbors:
- a CDS encoding AAA family ATPase, translated as MGARDDIQQLGKRIGEAIIGQEGMIERLLLGLLSNGHLLVEGLPGLAKTRAIKSMAKNLDAELSRIQFTPDLLPADITGSEIYFSEGGKGAFQFQEGPIFANLILADEVNRAPAKVQSALLEAMEERQVTIGGKSHVLPDLFLVMATQNPIEQEGTYPLPEAQLDRFLMHIQVDYPDAASEADIMRLVRSEETNAKSNNHATEKLAQDAVFAARKEISAITVSEAIENYIVALVMATRYPDKVDKDLAKWLQVGVSPRGVIGLDKVSRAHAWLNGRDFVTPDDVQATVHNVFRHRLVLSYEAHAGGTTANQVIDRIVELVAVA; from the coding sequence ATGGGTGCACGCGACGATATCCAGCAACTCGGCAAGCGCATCGGCGAAGCGATCATCGGCCAGGAGGGCATGATCGAGCGCTTGCTGCTGGGGCTGCTCAGCAACGGCCATCTGCTGGTCGAGGGCCTGCCCGGACTTGCGAAAACCCGAGCGATCAAGAGCATGGCCAAAAACCTCGATGCGGAGCTTTCGCGCATCCAGTTCACACCCGACCTCTTGCCCGCCGACATCACGGGGTCCGAGATCTATTTTTCCGAGGGCGGCAAGGGCGCGTTCCAGTTCCAGGAAGGGCCGATCTTCGCCAATCTCATCCTCGCCGACGAGGTGAACCGGGCGCCGGCCAAGGTGCAATCGGCGCTGCTCGAGGCGATGGAGGAACGCCAGGTCACGATCGGCGGCAAGAGCCATGTGCTGCCCGATCTGTTCCTGGTCATGGCGACCCAGAACCCGATCGAGCAGGAAGGCACCTATCCGCTGCCCGAAGCGCAACTGGACCGCTTCCTCATGCACATCCAGGTGGATTATCCGGACGCAGCCTCAGAGGCAGACATCATGCGGCTCGTGCGCTCGGAGGAAACCAACGCCAAATCCAACAATCATGCGACGGAAAAGCTTGCCCAGGACGCGGTCTTTGCCGCACGCAAGGAAATATCGGCGATCACCGTTTCCGAAGCGATCGAGAACTACATCGTCGCGCTGGTGATGGCGACGCGCTATCCCGACAAGGTCGACAAGGATCTGGCCAAGTGGCTTCAGGTCGGCGTGAGCCCGCGCGGCGTCATCGGCCTCGATAAGGTTTCGCGGGCGCACGCCTGGCTGAACGGCCGCGATTTCGTCACGCCCGACGATGTGCAGGCGACCGTGCACAATGTCTTTCGCCATCGCCTGGTGCTTTCTTACGAAGCGCATGCCGGCGGCACCACCGCCAACCAGGTGATCGACCGCATCGTCGAGCTCGTCGCGGTCGCCTGA
- a CDS encoding DUF58 domain-containing protein: MAISLPALARSRGIIKPRTADATGVYTSVDALVGLEAMARDLTFLRKAPVRRLLAGRHESRMRGRGLSFEELRNYLPGDDIRAIDWRVTARTGKPVVRVYDEEKDRPALILVDQRINMFFGSRRAMKSVAAAEVAALSAWRVLALGDRVGGFVFGDEEVTETRPYRSREAVIRLADSIVRHNTALQAGSQAPHGAEQLDVVLTTVANIARHDHLIIVVSDFDGYSLETRDMLLKLSAHNDVICVLIYDPFLLELPRKGDIVFSGGLLQAEVQFGHGNVREAIDSFARKRGRALRAWQEELGLPMLPISAAEEVAPQLRTMLGQLASRQRRR; encoded by the coding sequence ATGGCCATATCCCTGCCGGCCCTCGCCCGCTCACGCGGCATCATAAAGCCACGCACCGCCGACGCCACCGGCGTCTACACCTCAGTGGACGCACTTGTCGGTCTCGAAGCGATGGCCCGCGATCTGACGTTCCTGCGCAAGGCGCCGGTGCGCCGCCTGCTTGCCGGCCGTCACGAATCACGCATGCGCGGCCGCGGACTTTCGTTCGAGGAACTACGCAACTACCTGCCCGGCGACGACATCCGCGCCATCGACTGGCGCGTGACGGCGCGCACCGGCAAGCCGGTCGTCCGCGTCTATGACGAAGAGAAGGACCGGCCGGCCCTCATCCTCGTCGACCAGCGCATCAACATGTTCTTCGGCAGCCGCCGCGCGATGAAGTCGGTCGCCGCGGCGGAAGTGGCAGCGCTCTCCGCCTGGCGCGTGCTGGCCCTTGGCGACCGTGTCGGCGGCTTCGTCTTCGGCGACGAGGAGGTGACCGAAACGCGCCCATACCGCAGCCGCGAAGCGGTGATCCGGCTCGCCGACAGCATCGTTCGCCACAATACCGCACTGCAGGCCGGTTCGCAGGCGCCGCATGGAGCCGAGCAGCTCGACGTCGTGCTGACGACCGTCGCCAACATCGCCCGGCACGATCACCTGATCATCGTCGTCAGCGACTTCGACGGCTACAGCCTCGAAACCCGCGACATGCTTTTGAAGCTTTCGGCCCACAACGATGTGATCTGCGTTCTGATCTACGATCCCTTCCTGCTCGAACTGCCGCGCAAGGGCGATATCGTCTTTAGCGGCGGGCTGCTTCAGGCCGAAGTGCAGTTCGGCCATGGCAATGTGCGCGAGGCGATCGACAGCTTTGCCCGCAAGCGCGGGCGAGCGCTGCGCGCCTGGCAGGAGGAGCTCGGCCTGCCCATGCTGCCGATCTCTGCGGCGGAAGAGGTGGCGCCGCAGCTGCGCACCATGCTCGGCCAACTCGCCAGCCGGCAGCGGAGGCGATGA
- a CDS encoding vWA domain-containing protein gives MIADFHFLRPLWLLALAAVPLLIYLVTRRGDVRSQWQDMIAPHLLDHLLIDKGGKRRFQPVHVTAALIAVAAIAAAGPTWQRERPPFVEDTAPLAIAIDLNPTMNATDVSPTRLERAKLKVQDILDRRKGSRTALFAYAGSAHMVLPLSDDAALVKSYLAALSPQIMPVEGKDTAKALQEVEKALANETVPGTILFMTDGVERSAFPAFGGYQGRNSLMVLGIGTAEGGPVKTADGGFLTDATGAHVRAKLDVDGLKALQSASKAEVASVTSDDADVSWIIRRIQTNFAAKTAEGLTRWHDLGWWLTIPIAVFGLFWFRRGWTIRWAVYLLAATSLMGSERVEAADNRFIDLWLTPDQQGRRAFEQGDFQGASETFADPAWRGAALYRAGRFQDAIDAFAESDTAESYYNQGNALLHLDKAEEAIAAYEQALKRRPDWTDAQKNLEIAKKRKADKDKQEQDAQQEQAGIDPDQAQFDDKGKKGTEATVQGGPQTADMWMRNIQVSPADLLARKFAIEAKEAAP, from the coding sequence ATGATCGCGGATTTTCACTTTCTGCGGCCGCTGTGGCTGCTGGCGCTCGCCGCCGTCCCGCTGCTGATCTACCTCGTTACCCGGCGCGGCGATGTCCGCTCGCAGTGGCAGGACATGATCGCACCGCACCTGCTCGATCACCTGCTGATCGACAAGGGCGGGAAACGGCGTTTCCAGCCGGTGCACGTCACCGCCGCACTGATCGCCGTTGCGGCGATCGCAGCCGCTGGCCCGACCTGGCAGCGTGAACGGCCGCCCTTCGTCGAGGACACCGCACCTCTGGCAATCGCCATTGACCTCAACCCGACGATGAACGCGACCGATGTTTCGCCGACGCGGCTCGAACGCGCCAAATTGAAGGTCCAGGACATTCTCGACAGGAGGAAAGGCTCGCGCACCGCGTTGTTCGCCTATGCCGGCTCCGCCCACATGGTGCTGCCGCTCAGCGACGATGCCGCGCTGGTCAAATCCTACCTCGCCGCGCTGTCGCCGCAGATCATGCCCGTTGAGGGTAAGGACACAGCCAAGGCCTTGCAGGAGGTCGAAAAAGCGCTCGCCAACGAAACGGTGCCTGGCACCATCCTGTTCATGACCGACGGCGTCGAGCGTTCCGCCTTCCCGGCCTTCGGTGGGTATCAGGGGCGCAACTCGCTGATGGTGCTCGGCATCGGCACGGCAGAAGGCGGTCCGGTCAAGACGGCGGACGGCGGGTTCCTGACCGACGCCACCGGCGCGCATGTCAGGGCGAAGCTCGATGTCGACGGCCTCAAGGCGCTGCAGTCCGCATCCAAGGCCGAGGTGGCGTCGGTGACATCCGATGACGCCGACGTCAGCTGGATCATCAGGCGCATCCAGACGAATTTTGCAGCGAAGACGGCCGAAGGGCTGACGCGCTGGCACGATCTCGGCTGGTGGCTGACGATTCCGATTGCCGTCTTCGGCCTCTTCTGGTTCCGACGCGGCTGGACCATACGCTGGGCGGTCTATCTGCTCGCGGCCACTTCGCTCATGGGCAGCGAACGGGTGGAGGCGGCGGACAATCGCTTTATCGACCTCTGGCTCACTCCGGACCAGCAGGGCCGTCGCGCCTTCGAACAGGGCGATTTCCAGGGGGCCTCTGAAACGTTCGCGGATCCCGCCTGGCGCGGCGCAGCGCTCTACCGCGCCGGCCGTTTCCAGGATGCGATCGACGCCTTTGCCGAGAGCGATACGGCGGAAAGCTACTACAATCAGGGCAATGCCCTCCTGCACCTCGACAAGGCCGAGGAGGCGATCGCCGCCTACGAGCAGGCGCTAAAGCGCCGCCCCGACTGGACCGACGCCCAAAAGAACCTCGAGATCGCCAAAAAGCGCAAGGCCGACAAGGACAAGCAGGAACAGGACGCACAGCAGGAACAGGCGGGCATTGACCCGGACCAGGCCCAGTTCGACGACAAGGGCAAGAAGGGAACGGAAGCGACCGTTCAGGGCGGACCGCAGACGGCCGACATGTGGATGCGCAACATCCAGGTGTCGCCGGCCGACCTGCTGGCACGAAAATTTGCGATCGAAGCAAAGGAGGCGGCCCCGTGA
- a CDS encoding BatD family protein: protein MTALAALPRLIIWLLGLSLWLAGTAFAANPFARATLTTKAPIYAGQQIEVDVDVFVPNYFLSPPQFPLFDLPGTVVTMPDERGMNLNETVNGEAFSGIRKTYAITPQAAGDYVLPPAVIPFGYAAVPGQMSKGQVTLPSLKFTVEAVPQGAGGEAGVTAGEITLTQSFDRDPAGLKAGDALVRTITIRAAGLAPMMIPEPTFDAPADVQLYRHDPVLSEERTSRGDITAGLRKDVATYVFAKPGTYALPAISLPWFDPASGSMQTAEAARVTVNVNAAPTAAPALAPPAPPPAEEPFDWLWWLGVAASIAALAALIQLAANLFGRLETWLETALEQRAQSEATAFRHVLDACRDHDPTRLETALDHWSRRTGNTPLSRWLDSFADPATADAFADYRRSRYGSSSSHQGGPDLLRLRSGLNVARQRWLAETSADGGGPTSDLPDLNPGLEAAPPRRFGAVGRT, encoded by the coding sequence GTGACAGCCCTCGCCGCCCTGCCGCGGCTGATCATCTGGCTCCTCGGCCTGTCGCTTTGGCTTGCAGGCACGGCCTTCGCCGCCAATCCCTTTGCCCGCGCGACGCTCACGACCAAGGCGCCGATTTATGCCGGCCAGCAGATCGAGGTCGACGTCGACGTCTTCGTGCCGAACTACTTCCTTTCGCCGCCGCAGTTTCCTCTGTTCGATCTTCCCGGCACTGTTGTCACCATGCCCGACGAACGCGGCATGAACCTCAACGAGACCGTCAACGGCGAGGCCTTCTCAGGCATCCGCAAAACCTACGCGATCACCCCGCAGGCGGCAGGCGACTACGTGCTGCCGCCCGCCGTCATTCCGTTCGGCTATGCCGCCGTACCCGGCCAGATGAGCAAGGGTCAGGTGACGTTGCCTTCGCTCAAGTTCACGGTCGAAGCCGTTCCGCAAGGCGCAGGTGGAGAGGCCGGCGTCACCGCCGGAGAAATCACCCTCACGCAGTCTTTCGACCGGGATCCCGCGGGGCTAAAGGCAGGCGATGCCCTGGTGCGGACCATCACCATCCGCGCCGCCGGCCTGGCGCCGATGATGATCCCCGAACCGACCTTCGACGCCCCGGCGGACGTGCAGCTTTACCGGCACGATCCGGTGCTTTCGGAGGAGCGCACGTCACGCGGGGATATCACGGCGGGACTGCGCAAGGACGTGGCAACCTACGTCTTTGCAAAGCCCGGCACCTACGCGCTTCCAGCGATCAGCCTGCCCTGGTTCGACCCGGCGAGCGGATCGATGCAGACGGCCGAGGCGGCCAGAGTGACCGTTAACGTCAACGCTGCCCCAACGGCTGCGCCCGCACTCGCCCCGCCTGCGCCGCCGCCCGCTGAGGAACCTTTCGACTGGTTGTGGTGGCTCGGCGTCGCGGCATCGATCGCCGCTCTCGCGGCGCTTATCCAGTTGGCCGCCAATCTGTTCGGTCGCCTCGAAACCTGGCTGGAAACCGCGCTCGAGCAGAGGGCGCAATCCGAGGCCACGGCATTTCGCCACGTGCTCGACGCCTGTCGGGATCACGACCCCACGCGGCTGGAGACGGCGCTCGACCATTGGTCACGCCGGACTGGCAACACGCCGCTCTCGCGCTGGCTCGACAGCTTCGCCGACCCGGCGACGGCAGACGCTTTTGCCGATTATCGCCGCAGCCGCTATGGCAGCAGCAGCTCCCATCAGGGCGGGCCAGATCTCCTGCGGTTACGCAGCGGTCTGAACGTGGCGAGACAGCGCTGGCTGGCGGAAACCTCCGCCGATGGCGGCGGCCCGACATCGGACTTGCCCGATCTTAATCCCGGTCTGGAGGCCGCGCCGCCAAGGCGCTTCGGAGCCGTGGGCCGGACCTGA
- a CDS encoding vWA domain-containing protein translates to MYVLDHAWALILLPLPFLVWWLLPPYREQSAAVRVPFFKDITAAANLGPTEGSVVPRTNLGQKVIAPICWTLIVLALARPQYVEPPIEKVEPQRDLMLAIDLSQSMDTRDFRDPAGNLQTRAEAVHAVVADFIDRRPNDRLGLIAFGDAPYPLVPFTLDHKTVKLMLADSLPGMAGPRTAVGDAIGLAIKMFDASTAPDKVMILLTDGNDTASKMPPDKAAGIAAERKVVIHTVGIGDPNAQGEQKLDTAALQQIAEATKGRYFFGQDQAGLQNIYQLLDQLTPANQKTLSWRPRIELFYYPLGAALLLVLAYHAVMWLLSSLGDRRQRREAAP, encoded by the coding sequence ATGTACGTGCTTGACCACGCCTGGGCACTGATCCTTCTGCCGTTGCCCTTCCTTGTCTGGTGGCTGCTTCCGCCATACCGCGAGCAGTCGGCCGCCGTCAGGGTGCCGTTCTTCAAGGACATCACCGCGGCGGCCAATCTCGGTCCGACCGAAGGCTCCGTCGTTCCGAGAACCAATCTCGGCCAGAAGGTGATCGCACCCATCTGCTGGACGCTGATCGTGCTGGCGCTGGCGCGGCCGCAATATGTCGAGCCGCCGATCGAAAAGGTCGAACCGCAGCGCGACCTGATGTTGGCGATCGATCTGTCACAGTCGATGGACACGCGCGACTTTCGCGATCCCGCCGGCAACCTGCAGACCCGCGCCGAAGCGGTGCACGCGGTGGTCGCCGACTTCATCGACCGGCGGCCCAATGACCGGCTGGGCCTGATCGCCTTCGGCGATGCGCCCTATCCGCTGGTACCGTTCACGCTCGACCACAAGACCGTCAAGCTGATGCTGGCCGACAGCCTGCCGGGCATGGCCGGTCCCCGCACCGCCGTCGGCGATGCGATCGGGCTGGCGATCAAAATGTTCGACGCCAGCACCGCGCCGGACAAGGTGATGATCCTCTTGACCGACGGCAACGACACCGCCAGTAAGATGCCGCCCGACAAGGCCGCCGGCATCGCCGCCGAGCGAAAGGTGGTGATCCACACGGTCGGCATCGGCGATCCCAATGCTCAAGGAGAACAGAAGCTCGACACGGCGGCACTCCAGCAGATCGCCGAAGCGACGAAGGGGCGCTACTTCTTCGGCCAGGATCAGGCCGGTCTGCAGAACATCTACCAATTGCTCGACCAGTTGACGCCGGCAAACCAGAAGACGCTCTCCTGGCGGCCGCGCATCGAGCTGTTCTACTATCCGCTGGGTGCGGCACTCCTGCTGGTGCTCGCCTATCACGCCGTCATGTGGCTCCTATCCTCGCTCGGCGACCGGCGTCAGCGCCGGGAGGCAGCGCCATGA
- a CDS encoding arylsulfatase, whose translation MSSISASALPAFAQDAAKPNILVIFGDDIGQTNISAYSFGVVGYKTPNIDRIAHDGMMFTDYYAENSCTAGRSTFITGQTVLRTGMSKVGVPGAPVGLQDRDVTIAQALKAQGYATGQFGKNHLGDQDRFLPTAHGFDEFFGNLYHLNAEEEPERPYWPKDDPAFLKSYAPRGVLHSFADGKVEDTGALNSKRMETIDDETTAAAMDFIKKQTEAKKPFFTWMNTTRMHLFTHVRDQYKGQSGMPGNDYADGMIEHDGDVGKLLDLLDELKIADNTIVVYTTDNGPNQFSWPDAATTPFRSEKDSNWEGAFRVPAMIRWPGKIKPGVSNEMFSGLDWFPTLLAAAGDKDIKERLLKGTDLDGKTFKVHLDGYNQLPYLTGEQPKSARKEFFYFNDDAKLVGMRWDNWKAVYCEMRKPGGFDVWQDPFTCLRAPKIFNLRMDPYERADIVSDQYNDWRTKNAYLFAQAVGKSAAFLETFIEYPPSQKPASFSVDQIEESVHQKIDEILAKSQPAQ comes from the coding sequence ATGTCGTCGATTTCCGCCTCCGCGCTGCCGGCCTTCGCGCAGGATGCCGCCAAGCCCAACATCCTCGTCATCTTTGGCGACGATATCGGCCAGACCAATATCAGCGCCTACTCCTTCGGCGTTGTCGGATACAAGACCCCGAACATCGACCGGATCGCGCACGACGGCATGATGTTCACCGATTACTACGCCGAAAACAGCTGCACCGCCGGCCGCTCTACCTTCATCACCGGCCAGACCGTGCTGCGCACCGGCATGTCCAAGGTGGGCGTTCCCGGCGCTCCGGTCGGACTCCAGGACCGCGACGTGACGATCGCCCAGGCGCTGAAAGCCCAGGGTTATGCCACCGGTCAGTTCGGCAAGAACCACCTCGGCGACCAGGACCGTTTCCTGCCGACGGCACACGGCTTCGACGAGTTCTTCGGCAACCTTTATCACCTGAATGCCGAAGAAGAACCGGAACGCCCATACTGGCCGAAGGACGATCCGGCTTTCCTCAAGTCCTATGCCCCACGCGGCGTGCTGCACTCCTTCGCCGACGGCAAGGTCGAGGACACCGGAGCGCTCAATTCCAAGCGCATGGAGACCATCGACGACGAGACGACCGCGGCGGCAATGGACTTCATCAAGAAGCAGACGGAAGCAAAGAAGCCGTTCTTCACCTGGATGAACACGACACGCATGCATCTGTTCACCCATGTGCGCGACCAGTACAAGGGCCAGAGCGGAATGCCCGGCAACGACTATGCCGACGGCATGATCGAGCATGACGGGGACGTCGGCAAACTGCTGGACCTGCTCGACGAGCTCAAGATCGCCGACAACACCATCGTCGTCTACACGACCGACAACGGCCCCAACCAGTTCTCCTGGCCGGATGCGGCGACCACGCCGTTCCGCAGCGAAAAGGACTCGAACTGGGAAGGCGCCTTCCGGGTACCGGCAATGATCCGCTGGCCCGGCAAGATCAAGCCGGGCGTTTCCAACGAGATGTTCTCGGGTCTCGACTGGTTCCCGACGCTTTTGGCTGCCGCCGGCGACAAGGACATCAAGGAACGTCTGCTGAAGGGTACCGACCTCGACGGCAAGACATTCAAGGTTCATCTCGACGGCTACAACCAGTTGCCCTACCTCACCGGCGAGCAGCCAAAGAGCGCACGCAAGGAGTTCTTCTACTTCAACGACGACGCCAAGCTCGTCGGCATGCGCTGGGACAACTGGAAAGCCGTCTACTGCGAAATGCGCAAGCCGGGAGGTTTCGACGTCTGGCAGGATCCCTTCACCTGCCTGCGCGCACCGAAGATCTTCAACCTGCGGATGGACCCCTATGAGCGGGCGGACATCGTCTCCGATCAATACAACGACTGGCGAACGAAAAATGCCTATCTCTTCGCCCAAGCGGTCGGGAAATCCGCCGCGTTCCTCGAAACCTTCATCGAGTATCCGCCAAGCCAGAAGCCGGCAAGCTTCTCGGTCGATCAGATCGAAGAAAGCGTGCACCAGAAGATCGACGAGATCCTGGCGAAGTCCCAACCTGCCCAATAA
- a CDS encoding DUF4381 domain-containing protein — MLDAALRQLADIALPQPVSMMPQTKAWAVLGCIILLMAAFACWRWYRRWEANSYRREALADLRKIEAGLAATGSRGEALAALPVLLKRTALSIWPREAIAGLHGTGWTKYLDAHSGGPVFPIASARFFEEAEYRGSQALAAVPEAEAKAYIAAARHWIEAHHVRA, encoded by the coding sequence ATGCTCGACGCCGCCCTTCGGCAGCTCGCGGATATCGCCTTGCCGCAGCCTGTCTCGATGATGCCCCAGACCAAGGCGTGGGCGGTGCTCGGCTGCATTATCCTTCTCATGGCGGCCTTTGCCTGCTGGCGCTGGTACCGGCGCTGGGAGGCCAACAGCTACCGCCGCGAGGCGCTCGCCGACCTCAGGAAGATAGAAGCCGGATTGGCCGCCACCGGATCGCGTGGCGAGGCGCTCGCGGCCCTGCCTGTCCTTTTGAAGCGGACCGCGCTCTCGATCTGGCCACGCGAAGCCATTGCCGGCCTGCACGGCACCGGCTGGACCAAATATCTCGACGCTCATTCCGGCGGTCCCGTCTTTCCGATCGCCTCTGCGCGTTTTTTCGAGGAAGCCGAGTATCGTGGCAGCCAGGCGCTCGCCGCGGTTCCGGAGGCTGAGGCAAAGGCCTACATCGCGGCAGCGCGGCACTGGATCGAGGCGCATCATGTACGTGCTTGA
- a CDS encoding HAD family hydrolase → MDERACKPRLRARLAGLLLAFVAAFASPVALVAADAPADILPSWNDGEAKNEIVDFVTRVTSEGSADFVAPAERIAVFDNDGTLWTEQPNYFQGMFAIDRVKAMAPEHPEWKDKEPFASLLKGDMAGVAAAGEKGIVELVMATHAGMTTDAFTKTVTDWFATARHPRFDRPYNEITFLPMRELLDYLRASGFKTYIVSGGGIEFMRPMTEQMYGIPPEQVVGSSITTKYELDGDAPVLMREPKIDFIDDGAGKPVGINTFIGRRPIFAAGNSDGDYEMLRWVTAGSGPRFGMIVHHTDGEREWAYDRQSPVGKLDKAMTEAEQRNWLLVDMKNDWRKIYAFDK, encoded by the coding sequence ATGGACGAAAGGGCTTGCAAACCGCGGCTTCGCGCAAGGCTCGCTGGCCTGCTGCTCGCGTTCGTTGCGGCCTTCGCCTCACCTGTTGCCCTTGTGGCGGCCGATGCGCCGGCCGACATTCTGCCCTCGTGGAACGATGGCGAGGCGAAAAACGAGATCGTCGATTTCGTCACACGGGTCACCAGCGAGGGCAGCGCCGATTTCGTGGCGCCGGCAGAGCGGATCGCCGTCTTCGACAATGACGGCACGCTGTGGACCGAGCAGCCGAACTATTTCCAGGGCATGTTCGCCATCGACCGCGTCAAGGCGATGGCGCCCGAGCACCCCGAATGGAAGGACAAGGAGCCTTTCGCATCGCTGCTGAAGGGGGACATGGCAGGCGTTGCCGCCGCCGGCGAAAAAGGCATCGTCGAGTTGGTCATGGCGACCCATGCCGGCATGACGACGGACGCGTTCACGAAAACGGTCACGGATTGGTTCGCGACCGCCCGGCATCCGCGCTTCGATCGCCCCTATAACGAGATCACCTTTCTGCCGATGCGCGAGTTGCTCGATTATCTCAGGGCAAGCGGCTTCAAGACCTATATCGTCTCGGGCGGCGGCATCGAATTCATGCGGCCGATGACCGAACAGATGTATGGGATCCCACCCGAGCAGGTGGTCGGCAGCAGCATCACGACGAAGTACGAACTCGACGGCGACGCGCCGGTGCTGATGCGGGAGCCCAAGATCGACTTCATCGACGACGGTGCCGGCAAGCCGGTCGGGATCAACACCTTTATCGGCCGCCGCCCGATCTTCGCTGCCGGTAATTCCGATGGCGACTATGAGATGCTGCGTTGGGTAACGGCGGGGTCCGGCCCGCGTTTCGGCATGATCGTTCACCATACGGACGGGGAGCGCGAATGGGCCTATGATCGGCAATCGCCTGTCGGCAAGCTGGACAAGGCGATGACCGAGGCCGAGCAGCGGAACTGGCTTCTGGTCGATATGAAGAACGACTGGCGCAAGATCTACGCCTTCGACAAATAG
- a CDS encoding formylglycine-generating enzyme family protein: MSPKMPLVDETPAAISAREQIWIEGGTFLMGSDKHYPEEAPAHPVKVDGFWIDVTPVTNRQFAAFVEATGYVTEAEKTPDPKDYPGALPEMMRAGSVIFDPPKRVTSNSPSQWWNFKFGADWRRPYGRQSNIRGKLDHPVVQVSYLDAKAYAAWAGKDLPTEAEWEFAAKGGLEGAEFAWGDELVPEGRFMANTWHGMFPTENLKPDGFERTSPVASFPANGYGLYDMIGNTWEWTSDYWSTRHPAPAQKSCCIPANPRGGDREASFDPRQPTIHIARRVVKGGSHLCAPNYCRRYRPAARHAHEENAATTHIGFRCIRRP; encoded by the coding sequence ATGTCCCCGAAAATGCCCCTTGTCGACGAAACGCCCGCGGCGATCAGCGCCCGCGAGCAAATCTGGATCGAGGGCGGGACCTTTCTCATGGGTTCGGACAAGCACTATCCGGAGGAAGCGCCGGCCCATCCGGTGAAAGTTGACGGCTTCTGGATCGACGTCACGCCCGTTACCAACCGGCAGTTCGCCGCCTTCGTCGAGGCGACCGGCTACGTGACCGAGGCGGAGAAGACGCCCGATCCGAAGGACTATCCGGGCGCGCTTCCGGAAATGATGCGGGCGGGTTCAGTGATCTTCGACCCGCCGAAGCGGGTGACCAGCAACAGTCCTTCGCAATGGTGGAACTTCAAGTTCGGCGCCGACTGGCGGCGGCCCTATGGGCGGCAGAGCAACATCCGCGGCAAACTCGACCATCCGGTGGTGCAGGTCTCCTACCTCGACGCCAAGGCCTATGCCGCCTGGGCGGGAAAGGACCTGCCGACGGAGGCCGAATGGGAGTTCGCCGCGAAAGGCGGGCTCGAAGGCGCGGAATTTGCCTGGGGGGACGAACTGGTGCCCGAGGGACGTTTCATGGCAAACACCTGGCACGGCATGTTTCCGACGGAAAACCTGAAGCCCGACGGCTTCGAGCGGACCTCGCCGGTCGCGAGCTTTCCCGCCAATGGCTACGGCCTCTACGACATGATCGGCAATACCTGGGAATGGACCAGCGACTACTGGTCCACCCGCCACCCTGCGCCGGCGCAAAAGAGCTGCTGCATACCCGCCAATCCGCGGGGCGGGGACCGGGAAGCGAGTTTCGATCCGCGGCAGCCGACGATCCATATCGCCCGTCGCGTCGTGAAGGGCGGATCCCATCTCTGCGCGCCTAACTATTGCCGTCGGTATCGTCCGGCGGCGCGTCACGCGCACGAGGAAAACGCGGCGACGACCCATATTGGGTTCCGTTGCATTCGGCGGCCCTGA